In the Streptomyces sp. NBC_00193 genome, CGGGTATGCCGAGCACCGTGGCGAGGGCGCGGAGGGCCGTGATGTTCTCCACGAGTTCCACGACCGGGGACCTGTCCGTCGGGAGCTCCCCGACGAAGTGGTTCTGCATGTCGTGGACCAGCAGGGCGGCGCGGCCGGGGTCGATCACCCAGGACGCGCAGGAGCGGGGCAGGGCGGCGCGGTCGGGCATGGGGTAGGAGCCGATGGCCGGCAGGCCCATGACGATCCCCTCCCCCTGATGCAGTGCGTGCGGCTCCACACGGAGCCCCTACGCAGTTAGCTTAGCCTAACCTAACTCGACTCGCCTGCGCCCCGCTCACGCGCCCCGTCGGCAACCGGCCACACGCGCAGGCCCGTTGCACCCGACGACTGCCGGGCCGCCCCACCCTGCGGACACAGGCCGGCCCCGGACGCGGCGCGAGCGCTGCACGTCCGGGGCCTCCCCGGTCAGGCTTCGACGGTCGCCGCGAGGGACCGGGGGCGGAGGTCGGTCCAGCTCGACTCGATGAACTCCAGGCACGCCTCGCGGGTGGTCTCGGCGAGGGCGACCGTCCATCCGCCGGGAGCCTCGGCGAAGGGGGGCCAGAGGGAGTGCTGACCCTCGTCGTTCACCAGGACCAGGAAGCGGCCGTCGGCATCGTCGAACGGGTTGGTGCTCATACTGGGGTTCCTCCAGGAGCCCGATGGGACCGGCGGGTGGCGTCGGTGTGCGGCGCGCGCAGTCCGACAGCGGGCGCCGAGCCCGTGGGGAAGGTCGATCGGGAATGAAGAGAGCCATCCACTTAGGTTAGGCTCGCCTAATTATAGAGCTTAACGTTTCCCCTTCCCCCTCACAAGGAGGCACCGATGCGTGCACTCGAACGGATCCTGGCCGAGGACGGCTCGGAGAGCCCCTTCGCCGCGTTCGACCTGCCCGGCACGCCCGGCACCGATGAGTTCTGGGCGGCCGCGGCTCCCGCGTCCGCGCCTTCGGGCGACGGCGGTTGGGTCACCCTGTTCCTGTGGCGCGGCAGCCCGACGGTCATCGATTTCGAGAGCTGGTCGGATCCGGTGGTGCTGCTCCGGTGGCGCGACACGGACTGCTGGTACGCCGAGGTGCGCATGCCCGCACGGCTCCGAGTGACCTACCGGTTCCTCGCCGATGACGGATCGTCGTATCCCGATCCCCTCAACCCGGTCCGCGCGGGCGGCGAACGCTCCGTCGTGGCCACCCCGGACGCTCCGCCCCAGCCGTACTGGCCGGCCGTGGGCGCCGACGACGTACTGCCCCTGCCGCGCACCCGGATCCGCTGGGCGAGCGAGCGGCTCG is a window encoding:
- a CDS encoding MbtH family protein → MSTNPFDDADGRFLVLVNDEGQHSLWPPFAEAPGGWTVALAETTREACLEFIESSWTDLRPRSLAATVEA